The following proteins come from a genomic window of Alnus glutinosa chromosome 10, dhAlnGlut1.1, whole genome shotgun sequence:
- the LOC133879307 gene encoding uncharacterized protein LOC133879307 isoform X2 yields the protein MFATTIWPATEAFLKLSILYNTRKASFRVKLVSPSLMPKLGKAGSLQSRQAIVHSLVHTESWAIDLSWDIIARFGKQAAMPRDFFTDFVKVAQDEGRHFTLLAERLEELGSFYGALPAHDGLWDSATGTSNDLLARLAVEHCVHEARGLDVLPTTISRFRNGGDNETANLLERVVYPEEITHCAAGVKWFKYLCLRAENPTWDQGSMASPGGSGESDKTLEENEAIQKFHSIVRTYFRGPLKPPFNEEARKAAGFGPQWYEPLAVKEVSSRMETVL from the exons GTTAAGTTGGTGTCACCGAGTCTCATGCCGAAGCTTGGAAAAGCAGGTAGCTTGCAGAGTAGGCAGGCCATTGTGCATAGTCTTGTGCACACTGAGAGCTGGGCTATTGACTTGTCTTGG GATATAATAGCTCGCTTTGGTAAGCAAGCTGCAATGCCAAGAGATTTCTTCACCGATTTTGTTAAGGTGGCTCAGGATGAGGGCCGACACTTCACTCTCCTTGCAGAACGGCTAGAGGAGCTGGGTTCTTTTTATGGAGCATTACCAGCTCACGACGGCCTGTGGGACTCTGCTACTGGTACTTCCAATGATCTCTTAGCACGTCTGGCAGTTGAGCATTGTGTCCATGAG GCAAGAGGACTTGATGTGCTTCCCACAACCATTTCTCGGTTTCGCAATGGAGGTGATAATGAGACAGCAAATTTACTAGAGAGAGTGGTTTACCCAGAAGAGATTACCCATTGTGCTGCTGGTGTTAAATGGTTTAAGTATCTTTGCCTGAGGGCTGAAAATCCCACTTGGGATCAGGGCAGCATGGCATCTCCAGGTGGGTCAGGAGAAAGTGACAAAACGCTAGAGGAAAATGAAGCAATTCAGAAGTTTCACTCGATAGTGAGGACATACTTCAGGGGACCATTGAAACCACCTTTCAATGAGGAAGCAAGAAAAGCTGCTGGGTTTGGCCCTCAGTGGTATGAACCACTTGCTGTCAAAGAAGTTAGCTCTAGAATGGAAACAGTATTGTAA
- the LOC133879306 gene encoding dihydrolipoyllysine-residue acetyltransferase component 1 of pyruvate dehydrogenase complex, mitochondrial-like — translation MALSRLRHPVREISRAPSLLLRARLVSSSSSRSLSRPPCVRNSLVGCHGSLLRPACLFMLTGVHDNSLKLKVSVGGIKYFSSADPPHTILHMPALSPTMNQGNIAKWRKKEGDKIEVGDVLCEIETDKATLEFDCLEEGFLAKILVPEGSKDVPVGQPIAITVEDPDDIQNVAATMAGGSEVREEKSTNQSVKHKDKVQEKNSIKTSTSELPPHVVLDMPALSPTMNQGNIAKWRKKEGDKIDVGDVICEIETDKATLEFECLEEGYLAKILAPEGSKDIAVGQPIAVTVEDPADIETVKNSASSGFGIKEEITTHHDDGNEAKAQKTSVARISPSAKLLITEYGLDSSTLKASGSHGTLLKGDVLAAIKAGKGSSKVSSSEEKAPASPQTTLKASPIVSPDTRSHLKQSDSFEDLPNSQIRKVIAKRLIESKQNTPHLYLSADVALDPLLSLRKELKEQHDVKVSVNDIVIKAVAVALRNVPEANAYWNVEKGEVVLCNSVDISIAVATEKGLMTPIVRNADQKTISAISSEVKELAEKARVGKLLPNEFQGGSFSISNLGMFPVDNFCAIINPPQAGILAVGRGNKVVEPVIGSDGVERPAVVTKMNLTLSADHRVFDGKVGGAFLSALSSNFSEIRRLLL, via the exons GCCTGCATGTTTATTTATGCTCACGGGTGTTCATGATAATTCTTTGAAGTTAAAG GTGTCAGTTGGTGGTATCAAATACTTCTCTTCTGCTG ATCCACCACATACAATACTCCATATGCCAGCTCTGTCTCCTACAATG AATCAAGGTAATATTGCGAAATGGAGGAAGAAAGAAGGAGATAAG ATAGAGGTGGGTGATGTACTATGCGAAATCGAGACTGACAAAGCTACTCTTGAGTTTGATTGTCTTGAAGAGGG ATTTCTGGCTAAGATTTTGGTACCTGAAGGTTCAAAGGATGTACCTGTTGGACAACCAATTGCAATAACG GTTGAGGATCCAGATGATATCCAAAATGTCGCTGCTACTATGGCAGGTGGATCTGAGGTCAGAGAGGAAAAATCAACAAATCAGAGTGTGAAACATAAGGACAAGGTGCAAGAGAAAAATTCGATTAAGACAAGTACATCTGAGCTTCCTCCTCATGTTGTTCTTGACATGCCAGCATTATCCCCAACTATG AATCAAGGAAACATTGCGAAGTGGCGAAAGAAAGAAGGAGACAAG ATAGATGTGGGTGACGTAATATGTGAGATAGAGACAGACAAAGCTACCCTTGAATTTGAATGTCTTGAAGAGGG GTACTTGGCTAAGATACTAGCACCAGAAGGTTCAAAGGATATAGCTGTGGGACAACCTATTGCAGTAACA GTTGAGGATCCAGCTGATATTGAAACAGTAAAAAATAGTGCTAGCAGTGGTTTCGGAATCAAAGAGGAAATAACAACACATCATGATGATGGAAATGAAGCTAAAGCTCAAAAAACAAGTGTTGCAAGGATCAGTCCATCTGCAAAGTTGCTAATTACAGAATATGGATTGGATTCATCAACATTAAAGGCATCCGGTTCTCATGGTACGCTGCTGAAGGGGGATGTTTTAGCTGCAATTAAGGCAGGAAAAGGATCTTCAAAAGTCTCTTCATCTGAAGAGAAGGCACCTGCATCACCTCAAACCACGCTAAAAGCTTCTCCCATAGTTTCACCAGATACTAGATCTCACTTGAAGCAGTCAGATTCTTTCGAAGATCTTCCCAATAGTCAAATTCGCAAG GTGATAGCTAAAAGGTTGATTGAGTCAAAACAAAATACTCCACATTTATATTTATCAGCAG ATGTTGCATTGGatcctcttctttctcttaGGAAGGAACTCAAAG AGCAGCATGATGTTAAAGTTTCAGTGAATGACATTGTCATCAAAGCTGTAGCGGTTGCACTGAGAAATGTACCAGAAGCCAATG CTTACTGGAATGTTGAGAAGGGAGAAGTCGTACTATGCAATTCTGTGGACATTTCAATTGCAGTGGCGACGGAGAAG GGATTAATGACTCCAATAGTGAGGAATGCAGATCAGAAGACCATATCGGCAATATCCTCGGAG GTGAAGGAATTAGCTGAGAAGGCAAGAGTAGGCAAGCTTTTACCAAATGAATTCCAAGGAGGAAGTTTTAG CATTTCGAACTTGGGAATGTTTCCGGTGGACAATTTTTGTGCAATAATAAACCCCCcacag GCCGGTATCCTTGCTGTTGGTAGAGGCAACAAAGTTGTTGAACCAGTAATTGGAAGTGATG GAGTCGAGAGGCCTGCAGTTGTCACTAAAATGAACTTAACATTATCCGCTGATCATCGTGTTTTTGATGGCAAAGTTGGAG GTGCATTCCTCTCAGCTTTGAGTTCAAACTTTAGTGAGATCCGAAGACTTCTTTTGTAA